The Rathayibacter caricis DSM 15933 genomic sequence GTCGACGAGCACGGCCGCGAGCACCGCCAGGAACGGCAGCACCGACAGGGCGTAGCGGTTGTTCCACCAGTTGGTGGGGAAGGTCTGGTCGTTGTTCATGTGCGTCTGGCCGAGGTAGAGGCTCAGGAGCGAGAACGCGTACGAGACGATCATCAGCCAGATCACGAGGGCGTCGTCCGAGATGCCGCGGCGCCAGGCCAGCACGAGCGCGCCCGCGATGCCCAGGGCCACCGTCAGCAGGCCGGAGGTCTCGAGCACGGCCCAGTTGTACGACCAGAGCGTGAGCCCTGCGTTGCCCTGGTAGGCCAGCAGCCCCGCGTCCGCGACCGCCTTCTGCAGGTTCGCGGCCGAGTACTGCCCGTTCATGAACTCGAGTGGGTTGCTGTAGACGGCGTAGTTGTAGACCAGCCACCAGAGGATCGCGATCAGCGGCAGGATCCCGAAGGCGCAGGCCATCTTGACGGCGTAGAACAGGGACTTCTTCTTGCGCCACGCGACGATCAGCACGACGAGCGTGCCGCCGAACACGAGCACCCAGCCCTCGTAGCGCGAGAGCGTGGCCGCCGCGGCGGGCAGGCCCGAGAACACCATCATCTCGCCGGCGCTGAGGTTGCGGCGGCTGGTCACCCAGTGCGCGAGACCCGAGAAGCAGCCGACCATCGTGACGATGAGCACCGGCTCCGTCATCGCGGTCGAGAACGCGTAGAGCACGCCCGGGTTCGCGAGCACGAGCAGCACGGCGGTGAGGCGGCCGGCGCGGAGGTGCCCCACGCGCGCCGAGATCCGGTAGACGCCGCAGGCGGTTCCGGCCAGGCAGATCATGCCCAGCAGCCCCGCCGCCCAACCGGTGTGCCAGAGCCAGAGCGACTGCACGAACGGGATGAGGATCAGGCTCGGCACCGGCAGCCACACGGTGCCCAGCTGCGAGAACCCGGGCGCCTTCGAGTCGAAGATGCGCCGCGAGATCGAGAGGTGGCTCTGCGTGTCGGCGTAGGCGAGGTTGATCCCGGAGGAGGTCGTCACCAGGCACGCCGCGAACCCGACGATCAGCGCCGCGACGAGCACGACGACGGTGCCGGGGACCTGGCGGCCCGTGACGGGCTGCCCGAGGCGGTCCCACGCCTCCCGCCACCACCTGCGGGCGGCGGGCGCGGCGGGCTGCGCCGCCTGCTCCGTCAGCGTGCTCGTCATGGGCGGATCAGTCGGCGGAGGGGGTGCGCGGGACCTCGGCGGCGTGCTGGCCGTGCGTCGGCTCCTCCGCCGCGCGCTCCTGCGCGTCGACGTAGGCGGCGACCTTGCGGCTGCGGCGACGGCGGGCGAGCCAGCCGAGCAGGATCAGCAGTCCGATGACGACCGCCGCGACCAGGAACCAGATCGCGTACGACGAGTAGTCGTCCTTGACCTCCTCCTGCGGCGTGATCTCGTTGCTGTCGATCGCGACGGGGTCGGCGGCCGTCGATCCCGAGACCGCCAGGTTGCCGGGCAGCGCGAGCCAGCCCTCCTCGGCCGCCCAGCCGGCGACCGAGGCCTGCAAGACGGAGGAGGCGGTCGGGTCGCCGTCGGGGCTCCAGCCGCCGAGCAGCACCACGTCGCGGCCGTCGGTGGTGAAGGCCTCGAGCGCCGCGTAGGGAGCGTCGGTGCCGACGCCGTAGGTCAGGCGCGAGCTCTCGATCGCGGTGAAGGGGGCGAGGCGCAGCGGCGTGCGCAGCTCCTCCGCCTCGTCGGTGCCCGCGCCGACGACCAGGCCGGAGCGGTCGGAGCCGACGAAGTCGTCGATCCCGACGACCGACACCGCGAGCGGGTCGGGCTGCACGCGCTGCAGGGCCGCGACCAGGTCGCCCGCGCTGCGCAGCGCATCCGCTCCGGTCGCGGACTCGCCGAACGCCACGGCGAGCTCGCCGCCGAACGCCTGCGGAAAGCGGCCGAAGCCGGGAGCCGCGGACTCGCCGCGGACGCCGGTCACGGTCGAGCCGGCGCCGTCGAGGAAGAGCTCGATCGGCACGGAGTCGGCCGAGCCGATGCAGAGGCCGTCGCTCCCGCGCACGGCCGAGAGCCGCACCGACAGGCCGTTCGAGGACGCGAGCTGGCCGGTCGGGACCGAGAGCTCCATGTCGACGGCGGTCTCGGCGCCGAGCACGCTCGAGCCGATCAGGAAGTCGTTCCAGTAGACGTTCGCGGTGGCGGTGACGCCCTCGGGGATCGCGGAGTGGGTGCCGACGAGGTCGAGGTCGATCGAGGAGACCGGGCCGCCGAACGCCGACTGGGTGATGGTCGTGTAGCTCGCGGCGGTGCCGCCGCTGCCCAGTGCCACGCGGTCGGCGCCGAAGTCGGCGAGGGTGCGCTCGAGCGAGCTCGACGGGATCACCTTCTGGGCGAGGCCCGTGGTGGTCGCGCTCGAGGCGAGGCCCGCGTACTCGCTGCCGAGGGCCGCTCCGGCGGCGGCGAGGTCCGCCTCCGCTCCGGTGAGCACGAGCGCCGGGACGCCCGCCTCGTCGCCGAGAGCGGTGACGACGTCGCCGTCGCCCGCCTCGAAGCGCACGACGCGGCCCTGGGCTGCGTCGAGGTCGGGGCGGCCGTCGGTCGCGCTCTCCTCCGAGACCGTGATCGCGGTGCCGGAGGGGTAGCGCGCGGCGAGCGAGGCGGCTGCCGAGAGACCGGCGGCGCGCAGGTCGTCGCTCGCGTCGTCCGGCACCACGATCGAGACGGCGGTGACGGCGTCGGCGAAGAAGTCGCCGACGGTCGTGGGGGCGGCGGGAGCGCCCTCGGTGACGACTCCGAGGCCCGAGACGATCAGCGAGCGGCCCTGCACCTCGCAGAGCGCGCCGGTGGACCCGGTCGCCCCGGTCAGCTGGAAGCCGATCGCCAGAACGCCGTCGACGACGTCGGCCGGCCCCACCGGGATGTCGAGGGTCGACGCGGTGGCCGCGTCGAGGGTCAGCACGGTGCGCCCGGAGACGACGACCGCGAGCGAGCCGGTGAGCGGCTCCTGCGCCTCGAGGGCGCCGAGGACGCGGGTGGGAGTGACGCCGTCGGCGATCGGGAGGGTCAGGTACTGCAGCGGCGCACCCGCGGTCACCGTGAGGGCCGCGTCGGTCGCGGCGGCCTGCACGACGGCCCCGGTCACCGGATCGACGAAGTCGGCGGCCGCGGCCGTCGACGCGGTTCCGAAGGCGAGGGCCACGGCGAGCGCCGGAGCGACGGTGGAGACGAGCGCGCGACGGCGCAGGGAGGAGGAGAGCATCTGGGGTCGACGGTCCGATCGGCATTCGGGAGCCCGGAGCGTCCCGGGTTCGAGGATGGAGAGTCGAACGGTCGTGCTCAGGCCTCGGCGAGTGCCGTGGAGACGGCTGTCTAACGGCCCGTTCTGGGGTCAGTCTAGGGAGTTGACCGAAGCCGATCCGAGGTGGTCACGATGCGCTGCCGCCCCCCGTTGGAGTGGCACGACAGGGCCTTCGCGCAGGGTGCATGCTGAGCGCACGGTGTCGCGCGCGCGGGCGCGGATCGTATGCCGACGAAGCCTCGCGCACATCGGCCCCCATGGGGAGGTTGCGGCGTCGTGCCGCGCGGCACGACCGTGAGCCATGCCCCTTCTCACCGCTGTGACCGCCGAGATCACCCGCCGCGGTCTCTTCGCCGCGCCCCTCGGCACGACCCTCGCCGCCTCCTCCCCCTCCGACCCCGTCCTCCACTCCGAGATCGCCGCGCCCTACGGCGTCGCCGGACTCGACGCCGACGCCCTCGTCCCCCTCGCGCAGCTGCCGGAGTCGGTGCGAACGTCCTCCGGCGAGCGCCCGGTCGCCAAGGGCGAGCTGGTCTACAACGTGCAGGACTACGGAGCGACCGGCGACGGCACGACCGACGACCTCCCCGCCATCGACGCCGCGATCGACGCGGCCGTCGCCACCTACGGCGGGGTCGTCTACTTCCCCCGCGGCATCTACCGCATCGCCGGATCGATCGGACGCGCGAGCGGCCTCGCGAGCATCGCGTTCCGCGGCGCCGGAGAGCTGTCGACCCGCATCCGCTCGCTCACGGACGCGCCCGTGGTCACCGGCGCGTTCTCGGCCTGCCGCTTCGAGAACCTCATCCTCGACGCGAACGGCCTGGGCTCGCCGTGCATCTCGGCGCACCTCGACAAGACGGTGCTCGACTCGCTGCAGCTCTACGGCTGGACCGGCTACGGCATGCGCCTGAACGACGGCACGTTCGGCGACCTGGGGCTGCTGAACCGCATCCAGCGCTGCAGCATCGACCAGTGCACGGGCATCGGCATCTGGGCGAGCTACCGGATGATCGACTCCTGGATCGTCGAGAACAACATCGGCGCCAGCTACGCCGACATCTCGGTCGAGGGCGGCCCGCTCCGGATCCTCGGCAACCACCTCGACGGCTCACCGCAGATCAACATCGAGCTGCGCGGCAACCGCCGCATCACCATCGCGAACAACATCATGGAGGGCGCGCGCAAGCAGTCGCTCGTCTACACGATGCCGCCGTGGCTGACGGAGGATCTGGCGCAGATCCAGATCGTGGGCAACGCGATCAGCAACGGCGGCAAGGCCGCGGCGAACACCTACGCCGCCATCTCGATCCTCGGAGTCTCGCCGACCGCCCGCACCGCGGGCTTCTCGATCACCGGCAACATCTTCGCCTGCGAGGACGCGGGCGCCGGCTGGACGCACTGCGTCGAGGCGCTGAACGCCCGCGCCGTGTCGGTGCTCGGCAACCAGTGGGCGACGGGGCACATGAACGCCAAGCCGGTGCGAGCCGTGGGCAGCACGGCGTACGAGGTGATCGGGAACCACGGCGACAACGCGGTGAAGACGACGTGAGCGCGCTGCAGAACCTCGGCTGAGGGTGGGGGATGACGGCTGACAGCGGTCATCCCCTCCTCTCAGCTGAGGTTCTGCAGGTCACCGCCAGGCGAGGGCCGACCGGTCGGCCCAGTAGTCCACCGGATCCTGCGCCGGCAGCCCCTCGGGGAGCGGCGCGGGACGGGTGCGCAGGTTCTCGCGCAGCTGCGTCGAGGTCACCGCCCCGCTGAGCACGACGTCGGCCCACGGCTGCGCCAGTGCGGCTCCGAGCGCCAGCTCCTCGGGTGTCCCCGCGAGCCGCCGCACCGCCTCCGGAGCGCGGTCCCCGACCAGCCGCCCGTTCGCGAGCGCCTCCTTCACCACGACGAGCACCCCGGCGTCGTGCGCCTCGGCGAGCGCCGCCCCGGCCGAGCGCTCGAGCAGGTTCCACGTCGTCTGCACCGCCGTGAACGGCGACTCCGGGATCGCCCGGGCGAGCGCGATCGTGCGCGCCTGCTCCGGCCCGCTCGTCGACAGCCCCACCCGCACGCCCGAGGCGGCGAGGCCCCGCAGCCGGTCGAGCAGCACCCGGTCGGTCAGCGCCGGGCTGTCGGGAGTGATGGAGTGCACGAGGTAGCGGTCGGGAGCGGAGCCCAGCGCCTCGAGGGTCGCCGACCACTGCCGCTCGAACATGCCGACCGAGTGCTCCTTGCGCTCGTGCACCGGCGCGTCCATCGCCCAGGCCCCGAGGTACTCGTACCCCCACTTCGACTCGACCGTCAGCTCGGCACGGCGCTCCGGATGCTCCGCGAGCCAGCTCCCGAGGAACTCCTCGGCCCGCCCGTAGGAGCGGGCGACGTCGACGAAGCGGATCCCTCCGGCCCAGGCCGCGTCGAGCAGCTCGTGGGTGCGGGCGCGGAGGGCGTCGACGCTGCGGTCCTCGGGCGGCCCGAGGTCGCCGTCGCGACCCGCGGTGATGTACGCCGGCCGGCCGACGGCGGCGAGGCCGAGTCCGACGCGCGCGGTGGTGGATGCCATGGTGACCGTTCCGTCCGGGGAGGGGGTGCCTCCACCGTAGACGCGGGATCGATGGCCCTCAGCTCCCTCCGCGCCACTCCGTCGCCGTGAGCGCGTACGAGACGGAGTCGTCCGACTCCGAGCAGCGTCGCAGCCCCAGCAGCTCCATCGCCTTCAGCGAGGCGCGGTTGCGCGGATCCGCCCGCCCGAGGACCCGGTCGGCCTGCAGCGACTCGAAGACCACCTGCAGCAGCGCCCGTCCGGCCTCGAGCGAGTAGCCGAGGCCGGCGGTCTCCGGATGCAGGAACACGCCGAGCTCGCACCCGTCCTCCCGGCGCACGATCACCGCGTCCCCGATGAGCCGTCCCGTCGCGAGCTCCTCCAGGCCGTAGAAGCGCCGGTGCCCGGTCGCGGCGAGGTTCCACTCCGGAGCGCGCTCCGCGAACCACGCCGCGTATCCTCCCGGCGCGAGCGGCGGGTGGCGCAGGAAGCGCGAGGCGCGGGCGTCGCTCCGGTACGCCGTGACCGCCTCCTCGTCGTCCCGCCGGAGCGGACGCAGCAGGAGCCGCTCCGTCCTTTGCTCGTCCCGGGCGTTCATCCGCCCAGAGTAGGAGGGCGGACGCGCGAGAATCGGGGGATGAGCGCCCGACCCGCACTGATCAATGCGCTCGAGCGGCATCAGGTGGCGGTGTACCTGCTGACCGTCGGCGTGGCCCTCGGCGCGGGTCTGCTGCTCCCCGGGGCCGCGAGGCTCGACGCGGCGATCACTCCGGTGCTCGCGCTGCTGCTGTTCGCGACGTTCCTCGGCGTGCCGTTCGCCTCGGTGCTCGGGGCGTTCCGCGACGGCCGGTTCCTCGCGGCGGTGCTGGTGGTGAATTTCGTCGCCGTGCCCGCGGTCGTCTTCGTGCTGACGCGGCCGGTGGCGGGCGAGCCGGCGCTGCTGATCGGGGTGCTGCTGGTGCTGCTCACACCCTGCATCGACTACGTGATCGTGTTCAGCGGGCTGGCCGGAGGGGCGTCGGCACGCCTGCTCGCCGCCGCGCCGCTCCTGATGCTCGCGCAGATCCTCCTGCTGCCCCTCTCCCTCCTCCTGTTCCTCGGGCCCGGCGCGGGGGAGGCGGTCGAGATCGGTCCGTTCGCCGAGGCGTTCGCGGTGCTGATCGTGCTGCCGCTCGCCGCGGCCGCCGGGCTTCAGGCCCTCGCCGCGCGCACGGCGATCGGTCGGCGGATCGAGGGCGTCGTGCTCGCCTCGATGGTGCCGCTGATGGTCGCGACGCTGGCCGTGGTGGTCGCCTCGCAGGCCGGTGTGGTCGGCGGGGCACTGCCGCAGCTGGGGCGGCTCGTCGTGCTCTACGCGGCGTTCGCGGTCGTGATGACGCTGATCGGCGCCGGAGCCGGCCGTCTCGCGCGGCTGGACGTACCCGCCCGACGCGCGCTGCTGTTCAGCGGCGTCACCCGCAACTCGCTCGTGGTGCTGCCGCTCGCGCTGGCGCTGCCCGCGCCGCTGGATCTCGCCCCCGTGGTCGTGGTCACGCAGACGCTGGTCGAGCTCGTGGCGATGGTGCTGCTGGTGCGGCTCGTCCCCCGGCTGATCCCGGCGTCCCCCGGCTGATCCCGGCGCGGCACCCGGAGGAGTGACGCACCGGCGCGCGCGGGAGGATCCCGCGCCGTGCGGCCGACTGTCAACCTCCGTCCCTTCTGCGAGCACCCGTCCTAGCGTCGGAGGCGAGGACGCCCCCCACGTCCTCGCGCCGGTTCCCGCATGCTCCGGCGCGAGCAGCCAGCATCGGAGTATCCCCGTGGCCCAGACCAGCACCCGGCGCGCGCAGACCGCGCCCGATCCCGACGACTCCCGCAAGCCCGACGACCCCACCGACGTCACCAAGCGCTCCTGGGGCTACGTCCTGAAGAAGACGCTGCGCGAGTTCGGCGCCGACCAGTGCACCGACCTCGCGGCGGCGCTGACCTACTACGCCGTCCTCGCCCTGTTCCCCGGCCTGCTGGCCGTGGTGTCGATCCTGGGCCTGTTCGGCCAGGCCGAGCAGACCACCGACACCGTGCTCGAGATCCTCGGCGGCTTCGCCTCGCAGGACGTGCTCGACACGATCCGCGGCCCGGTGCAGGAGCTGACCTCCTCCCCCGCCGCCGGTCTCGCCTTCGTCACCGGTCTCGTCGGAGCGCTCTGGTCCGCCTCGGGCTACGTCGGCGCGTTCGGCCGCGCCATGAACCGGGTCTACGAGATCGACGAGGGCCGCCCGATCTGGAAGCTGCGCCCGACGATGCTCGGCGTCACCCTCTTC encodes the following:
- a CDS encoding ArnT family glycosyltransferase — translated: MTSTLTEQAAQPAAPAARRWWREAWDRLGQPVTGRQVPGTVVVLVAALIVGFAACLVTTSSGINLAYADTQSHLSISRRIFDSKAPGFSQLGTVWLPVPSLILIPFVQSLWLWHTGWAAGLLGMICLAGTACGVYRISARVGHLRAGRLTAVLLVLANPGVLYAFSTAMTEPVLIVTMVGCFSGLAHWVTSRRNLSAGEMMVFSGLPAAAATLSRYEGWVLVFGGTLVVLIVAWRKKKSLFYAVKMACAFGILPLIAILWWLVYNYAVYSNPLEFMNGQYSAANLQKAVADAGLLAYQGNAGLTLWSYNWAVLETSGLLTVALGIAGALVLAWRRGISDDALVIWLMIVSYAFSLLSLYLGQTHMNNDQTFPTNWWNNRYALSVLPFLAVLAAVLVDALRRVPRVGAGALGLVLVLLGAQTAWWAQDLDRNAVIAEATGYVEIKAGTGATAAARFLGENYDGGGILMDESAAGNALLPEIGVPISEYFNRSAGELFDEALAAPYTHAKWVFVTTADAPELSETGVADLVYDAITSDPSFDTRYRPVFQQGIYVVYERLGG
- a CDS encoding aldo/keto reductase — its product is MASTTARVGLGLAAVGRPAYITAGRDGDLGPPEDRSVDALRARTHELLDAAWAGGIRFVDVARSYGRAEEFLGSWLAEHPERRAELTVESKWGYEYLGAWAMDAPVHERKEHSVGMFERQWSATLEALGSAPDRYLVHSITPDSPALTDRVLLDRLRGLAASGVRVGLSTSGPEQARTIALARAIPESPFTAVQTTWNLLERSAGAALAEAHDAGVLVVVKEALANGRLVGDRAPEAVRRLAGTPEELALGAALAQPWADVVLSGAVTSTQLRENLRTRPAPLPEGLPAQDPVDYWADRSALAWR
- a CDS encoding glycosyl hydrolase family 28-related protein, producing MPLLTAVTAEITRRGLFAAPLGTTLAASSPSDPVLHSEIAAPYGVAGLDADALVPLAQLPESVRTSSGERPVAKGELVYNVQDYGATGDGTTDDLPAIDAAIDAAVATYGGVVYFPRGIYRIAGSIGRASGLASIAFRGAGELSTRIRSLTDAPVVTGAFSACRFENLILDANGLGSPCISAHLDKTVLDSLQLYGWTGYGMRLNDGTFGDLGLLNRIQRCSIDQCTGIGIWASYRMIDSWIVENNIGASYADISVEGGPLRILGNHLDGSPQINIELRGNRRITIANNIMEGARKQSLVYTMPPWLTEDLAQIQIVGNAISNGGKAAANTYAAISILGVSPTARTAGFSITGNIFACEDAGAGWTHCVEALNARAVSVLGNQWATGHMNAKPVRAVGSTAYEVIGNHGDNAVKTT
- a CDS encoding arsenic resistance protein: MSARPALINALERHQVAVYLLTVGVALGAGLLLPGAARLDAAITPVLALLLFATFLGVPFASVLGAFRDGRFLAAVLVVNFVAVPAVVFVLTRPVAGEPALLIGVLLVLLTPCIDYVIVFSGLAGGASARLLAAAPLLMLAQILLLPLSLLLFLGPGAGEAVEIGPFAEAFAVLIVLPLAAAAGLQALAARTAIGRRIEGVVLASMVPLMVATLAVVVASQAGVVGGALPQLGRLVVLYAAFAVVMTLIGAGAGRLARLDVPARRALLFSGVTRNSLVVLPLALALPAPLDLAPVVVVTQTLVELVAMVLLVRLVPRLIPASPG
- a CDS encoding GNAT family N-acetyltransferase — protein: MNARDEQRTERLLLRPLRRDDEEAVTAYRSDARASRFLRHPPLAPGGYAAWFAERAPEWNLAATGHRRFYGLEELATGRLIGDAVIVRREDGCELGVFLHPETAGLGYSLEAGRALLQVVFESLQADRVLGRADPRNRASLKAMELLGLRRCSESDDSVSYALTATEWRGGS